The genomic interval GTTAGAAGCACAGTATAAGAAGACCAAAAAAGTACTGGCTAAAAAATTTGGCGCTCAAAAATTTATCATCTATTTTCAATCCTTTACCAACACCTACGCTCCACTTACGACACTTCAAGCCCTTTATACGAAAGCGCTTAGTTTTGAAGGGGTTGTGGGGCTTAGCATTGGCACGCGTACCGATAGCATCAACGAAGAGGTGCTTGCGTATTTGGCTGAGCTTTCCACACAGCATGAAATTTGGGTCGAGTATGGGGTGCAATCTTCATCGGATGAGACACTTAAACGCATCAATCGTGGACATGATAGTGGTAATATTGAGAGATACATCACTTTAACGCATCAGTACGGGCTTAAAATGTGTGCGCATGTTATCTTTGGACTCCCTGGAGAAACACCTGAAATGGCGTTGGAAAGTGTGAAGTTTGCCCTTAGACTTGGCGTTCACTCGTTCAAATTTCATCCCTTGTATGTTGTCAAACGAACAGCCTTGGCGAATGATTTTAAAAAAGGAGAGTTTTCGCCTATCTCAGAGGAGTGCTACATTCAAACGTTGATTGAAGCGATCAAGCTTTTGCCAGAAGAGGTGATGTTACAACGTGTGAGTGCAGGCATTGAAGATGAAACACTGCTCTCTCCTGCATGGTGTTATACCAAACATCAGCAGATGTTTAATATTCGACAAGCCTTAAAAAAAGAGGGGTTTATGTATTAGACTTCTTGCAAAATACATTTTGCAAGAAGAAAAAGCACCAAAGGTGCGTGGGCATTGCGCCGAGCAAAACCCAGTGTTAGCGTAGTCTTTTCACAGAAACTTCGTTTTGAGCTTTGCTTTAAAGACGTGTAAAGAGTTCTGCAAGAACTCTAATAGCACTAGTGGCAGAAAAGCTCGTAGCGTGTATAAGGTTTTGCATAAGAGG from Sulfurospirillum multivorans DSM 12446 carries:
- a CDS encoding TIGR01212 family radical SAM protein (This family includes YhcC from E. coli K-12, an uncharacterized radical SAM protein.), encoding MREILTAGRYFRRKFGENVYKIPISISGFTCPNIDGTVARGGCVFCENESFSPNLEHNQPKRFFLNPTSENPYLAFQLIQLEAQYKKTKKVLAKKFGAQKFIIYFQSFTNTYAPLTTLQALYTKALSFEGVVGLSIGTRTDSINEEVLAYLAELSTQHEIWVEYGVQSSSDETLKRINRGHDSGNIERYITLTHQYGLKMCAHVIFGLPGETPEMALESVKFALRLGVHSFKFHPLYVVKRTALANDFKKGEFSPISEECYIQTLIEAIKLLPEEVMLQRVSAGIEDETLLSPAWCYTKHQQMFNIRQALKKEGFMY